TTGTCTTCATAGACTTTGGATAACTCCAAAATCTCGGCATTAATGTCATCATCGGTTTGCTGTGTCTTGTAAACAATCGTTGACCAGTATATAAAACCGAGAATAATTGACACCGAGATCCCGAATAGGACTAGGTATACGAGCGTTATTCGAAACGCTGAACTTTTAAATGGACTAATCTGGTTCACTCAACATGTAGCCCGCGCCGCGCACGGTGTGAAGCAGGGACACATCAAACTCTTTATCAATCTTGCCCCGCAAACGACTGATATGCACATCAATTACATTGGTTTGTGGGTCGAAATGATAATCCCAAACCTTTTCAAGTAACATGGTGCGAGTAACCACTTGACCACTATGACGCATTAAATACTCTAACAACCTGAACTCTCGTGGCTGCAAATCAATTTTTTCATCAGCCCGACGCACTTCACGCTTCAGCAAATCCATTTCCAGATCGGCAACCTTGAGTACTGTATCCGGCGACTCAGGCTCAGCCCGACGAACCAGTGCTTCGATACGAGCTTGTAACTCAGAGAATGCGAAAGGCTTAACTAGATAATCATCAGCACCGGCTTTCAGACCGACAACGCGATCGTCAACGTCACCAAGGGCACTGAGCATTAGAATTGGTGTGCGATTACCACTGCCACGCAAAGTCCGTGTCATCGTGACACCATCAACTTTGGGCAACATACGGTCAGCCACGATGACTTGGTAGTCAGTCGAATCCGCCATCAACAGCCCTTCGCGACCGTCGGCAGCGTGATCCGCAATGTGCCCACATTCCGTCAAGCCTTTTACGATATAGGCTGCGGTCTCTTTGTCGTCTTCAACGACGAGTACTCGGATCATATTTTTTTTAGTCATTTTTGGTTTCCGTTAATTTTACGCTATTTAGGAAGCAGCTCCCAGCATTAGAAGCTGGGACTGCTTACGATTGTTGGTTTTAAGTTCGATCAGTGGTGAAATTGCCGCTATTTCAACTTAAATGCTAGAAAACCAGGAATGCCGCGCCGATTCAGTAGCACTGCCACCGATCCATCGCCGGATTTTTTGGCTTGTTTGAGCGCATTAATCACGTCTTCCGGCTTGCTGACTAGGCGGTTATCGAACTTAGTAATTACATCACCAAGTCTTAAACCGTTTTCAGCCGCCAAACCACCACGCTCAATAGCGGTTAGTAATACCCCTTTGGTGTCCTCAGAGATGCGATAACGTGACCGTAGCTGATCATTTAACTCACTCAACTCGGCGCCAAGCAACTCATCACTTTCTTGTTTAACCGGAACATCGGGCTTAGTTTCAGCCCCCGCTACGGCATCATCTTCTGGAAACGCCTCAGTAGTAATTTTGATCGTTTTACGCTTACCGTCACGCCAAATAACCATGTCATAGGCTTTACCAACGGTGGACTGCGCCACGGTACGCGGCAAATTACGCATTTCTTTAATATCCGTGCCATCGAAAGACAACACGATATCGCCAGCCACTAGACCAGCCTTATCTGCCGGCGCGCCTTTCAACACCTGTGAAATTAGTGCCCCTTCCTCGTTGTCTCGTCCAAACACCTCAGCTAGCTCTTCAGTAATCGGGCCAATCGACACACCTATCCAACCACGTTCGACTTCGCCGGATGCGCGCAATTGATCAATGACACCTTTCGCCATATGTGAAGGAATGGCAAAGCCAATACCGACGCTGCCACCGGAAGGCGAATAGATCATTGAGTTAATACCGATGACTTCACCGCGCATATTGAATAATGGCCCACCTGAATTACCACGATTAATCGCTGCATCCACTTGAATAAAATCATCATACGGGCCCGCATTAATATCACGGCCTCTTGCCGAAATAATACCGGTACTAGCCGAGCCACCGAGTCCAAACGGGTTACCAATTGCCAAAACCCAATCGCCAACTCGCGAAGCCTCATCATCGCCCCACGACAAATACGGCAGATTGCTAGCATCTTTAAGCTTTAACAACGCCAAATCAGTTTTAGGATCGCTGCCTTTTATTTCAGCTTCATATTCAGTGCCGTCAGGTAACGTCACCATAATTTCATCAGCGCGATCAATAACATGGTGATTGGTTACAACATAACCGTCTGCACTAATAATAAACCCCGAGCCAATACCGAGAGGCTGGGTTTGCTTCTCCGCGTCGCTATCTGAATCGGGCTCATCTGGCTCAATTTGGTTTGGATTTTGCGGAAATTGATCGCCGAAAAAATCTTTAAAGAAATCTTCAAAGCCGCGCGGCCCCCTAAATTGCCGCATCGACGGATCATTGCCAAGACGACGACGTTGAATAAACCCAGCGGTTGCGACATGAACCACTGCAGGGCTAACGTCTTCAACCAGATCAGCAAATCCATCTGACGGACTCCATGACCTTTTCTGCATCGAATCCGAGGTAATTTGTGCGGCTGGCACAATGTCTTGCGCTCTGATTGCTGAACTCACAGCATTTGAGGCGTCGGCTTTTGGACCATCAGCACTGGCTTGAATCGAAATTACGACAGTGGCAGTGGCGACCACCACAGCGCCCCACTTCATAATCGACACCAGCGAATTTGTATATTGTTTTGTCATTTACGTCTCCGTAGGAATAAGTCTGAACGAAATCTCTTGGCAGCTTATCGACAGAGCAAACATTACTTTTACGACAAGTGATAAGAAACCAATTTGATAACTTGATAGTAAGGGCGTGCTAATTACCCTCAAGTGAACAGGGGATTACGTTTTAGTAATAGGAGTAGGCTAAAACGAGATTTGACGCTGGTTACAGATCAAGCGTCCACTATTGAAGT
The sequence above is a segment of the Arenicella xantha genome. Coding sequences within it:
- a CDS encoding winged helix-turn-helix domain-containing protein produces the protein MRVLVVEDDKETAAYIVKGLTECGHIADHAADGREGLLMADSTDYQVIVADRMLPKVDGVTMTRTLRGSGNRTPILMLSALGDVDDRVVGLKAGADDYLVKPFAFSELQARIEALVRRAEPESPDTVLKVADLEMDLLKREVRRADEKIDLQPREFRLLEYLMRHSGQVVTRTMLLEKVWDYHFDPQTNVIDVHISRLRGKIDKEFDVSLLHTVRGAGYMLSEPD
- a CDS encoding DegQ family serine endoprotease, giving the protein MTKQYTNSLVSIMKWGAVVVATATVVISIQASADGPKADASNAVSSAIRAQDIVPAAQITSDSMQKRSWSPSDGFADLVEDVSPAVVHVATAGFIQRRRLGNDPSMRQFRGPRGFEDFFKDFFGDQFPQNPNQIEPDEPDSDSDAEKQTQPLGIGSGFIISADGYVVTNHHVIDRADEIMVTLPDGTEYEAEIKGSDPKTDLALLKLKDASNLPYLSWGDDEASRVGDWVLAIGNPFGLGGSASTGIISARGRDINAGPYDDFIQVDAAINRGNSGGPLFNMRGEVIGINSMIYSPSGGSVGIGFAIPSHMAKGVIDQLRASGEVERGWIGVSIGPITEELAEVFGRDNEEGALISQVLKGAPADKAGLVAGDIVLSFDGTDIKEMRNLPRTVAQSTVGKAYDMVIWRDGKRKTIKITTEAFPEDDAVAGAETKPDVPVKQESDELLGAELSELNDQLRSRYRISEDTKGVLLTAIERGGLAAENGLRLGDVITKFDNRLVSKPEDVINALKQAKKSGDGSVAVLLNRRGIPGFLAFKLK